The Paenibacillus sp. G2S3 region CTCATAATGAATGGTAATCTCAGCCTTCGTACCAGAGACCAACTCGTTAATTATGCTTCTCGGTAGGGTAAGCTCGGCTGTTTTGGTTTCAGAAGTAGCCGCAACTTTAATTTCCAGTGCGGCTTTCTTCCCATCCGCTTCTGCCTTTTTAGCAAGATTCACAAGCTCGGTAGCAGCTTCTTTCGTGATTGTTGCTGTAGTTACTCCTGTGGTTGTATCCGTCTTGGTTGTTGCTGTTAATGATAGATTCACGGTGTTGCCTGTTGTTGTAGTAACCGTTTGAGGATTTGCTGTTGGCGTTGGTGTAGTCGTGCTCGGCGCAGGATTGCTGCTGCCGCCTGGTCCACTTGTTCCTGGGTCTGAAATAGACACATACGCAGGGACAACAATATTAGTTACTGGACTCGCCTTATACCCCTCTTTCGCTGCGTATCGTACTTGATACGTACCCGGTATTAGGCCTGTAATCTCCTTATCTGGTGCATACACATAATTAGTTACACTGGACAGCTTATATTCTAAGGCTGTCGTGGTGCCCGTAATTTTCCCATCATTGTTCGCTGTAGAGGTAGGTGCTACACCCTGCAACCCGGATGGCGCTGCTTGCTCTGCAGTGAATACTGGAACGATCACTTCTGCTGCTCTACCCGCATTAAACCCCTCTTTGGCTACGTATCTTACCTGATACGTCCCCGGTACCAATCCAACGATCTCTACATCTGTTGCATAAACATAATCAGTAACCGTTGACAGCTTATATTCCAAAGCTTTCGTAGTCCCTGTGATTTTACCATCATTATTGGCTGCAGTAGTCGGCGCTACGCCCACTAGTCCTACAGGAGCTGCTTGCTCACCATAAGCCGGAACTTCAACAGTAGCATCTTTACCTACGCTGTATCCCTCTTTTGCCGCATATCGTACATTATAAAAACCTGGAGTAAGACCTGTAATGGCTACGCCCGTTACAGGCTTATAGTCAGCTTCTCCAACACCCTTATACTCCTGCCCTTCAGCTGAGCCCGTAATTTGCCCATCGTCATTAGCTTCAGAAGTAGGAGCTACGCCTAATAGACCTGTCGGAGCTGCTTGTTGATGGATATAAGCAGGCACCTCCACACTTACGTCTTCGCCAGCATTATAAGAAATGATCGTTGGTCCCACTGCGTTCGTTGGACCTTGATATCCTGATGTAGCCGCATATCTTACCTTATAAATACCAGGCGCAAGCCCTGTAATCGCTGATCCTGATATTGGCGTATATGCCGTATCTCCAGCTAGCTTATATTCCAAGGCAGAACTTGTGCCCAAGATTTGCCCATCCTTACTGTCTGCTGCGGTTGGTGCTACACCCGTAAGTCCAGTCGGCACAGCTTCCAGTTTAGAGAATAGCTTATCCAGAGCTGTTGTAGTGTTAGTGTATCTGGCTCCGACTGGGTAATTCGCCTGCACGTAATCCGGTTGGATGTTCGTCCAGCTGTACATAAGCTCAATATGCCCCAGAATAGGTGCGTTAGAACCACCTGCATCTTTGTTGTCCTTGTTGTACGTGAACAGATACGGAACTTGAAGTCTGTCTCCAATCACGGTGTTTCCAAGCCCATCCACATAACTAATCACAGATGGTTTGGCTGCTGTATTGTTTTCGGTCTTGATATTAGTCAGATTAGTACGAACCAAATCAACATACAAATTCGCATATGGATGATTGGTTGTTCTAATCTGAAGCTCATTATTATTATGCGGATTAGCATTGCCCTTAGTGCCGCTGTTATTGCTCGGTTCAGCAACCGTCACTCCAGAGTCGAGCTTCGTATCGAAAAAGTAGATCTTATCGATATTATGTTTTTTGGCATACTCGTTGATATATTTGATAACCGCTTGCGTGTTAGGGCACCATGATCCGCCTAACAAAATCGCATAGTTACCATCACTCGCCAAAATTTGCTTCAACTGATGGTAGGTCACATGTTCATACACGAGCGTACCGTCCGATTCGTTGAAAATCGTAGGTTTGCCCTCATTTTCGCCCTCGTAGTTCTTGTTAAACGCCGCCTTGATATAAGCAGATTCATCGATCGTGCTATACCCAGAAGCGGCACTAAGTACCTCTCTTACTGATGCTTTATACGCATTAACCTTCGCAGCATCAAGTGTTCCGTTCGTCAGGAACTCATTCCACGAATAGCTCTTATCCAGATAGGATACAACAGGAGCACTATTTCCTTGTGCATCCTTGTGATCCTTGTTGTAGACCAACAGGAATGGAGATTCGATCTTATTAGCAGTTACGATATCCCCGTTTTTATCGGTGTAGCTGACATTGCGTTCTGGAACATCCTTTGAGGATAGATTTAAATTCTTCAAATATTTATTTACTAGATCAACGTATTTGTAAGCAAATTTATTATTGCTGTCTGCAATCTGAAGGGTATCCCCATCCAGCTTAGTATCAAAGTTATAAATCGTAGAGATGCCATATTCCTTGGCTACCTCATTGATAAAGCCGATGTCGGCCTGTGTATTGTCGCTCCAAGCGCCGCCCACCAGGACAGCGTAAGTGCCTTCACTCTCAAAAAGATGAACGATATCCTCATAGGTTGCCGTTTTAAATACATGGTTAGGATCATTCAGACGGTCATATACATGACTGAAATAATCAAAGTGGCTAACGCCGCCTTGGGAAGAGGTTATCGCCTCTGCGTTATCCGGATTAGCATAAGCTCTTCCTGCCTGAGTAGGCAGAATTAGCAGGGAGGCTGCCAGCAGCAGCGTTAGAATTTTTTTGAAGGTTAATGGTCGTATCATTATGTGCACCTCGCCTTAAATAGGTTTATGTGATGGATGGGCTGAAAGGAATCCTGAATGAGCCTGCTGCTCATCAAGGACAAACCTCTTCCTCAGCGGCTGGTGGGGGTGCAGGTGCTTGAGCCGGTTCAGCTGGAGCAGCTGCTGGTGCGTTGACCGTGGATGATGCAGGTGCAGAAGACGATGTCTTCGGTTGGGCAGACTCAACTACCGGAGCTGCTGTCGCTTTAACCACCTCAGTTGTAGAGAAGGTAATGGATTTCGATTTGGAAGGTGCTTCCGTTGCCGTTACAACAGGCGCCGCAGTTGCCTTAGGCTGAGCTGATACGACAGGAGCAGACGCCGGTTGAGCTGCTTTGGCGGTTACGATTGCTTTTGGAGCCGTCGTAGGTGCAGCGGTTGGAGCCGGTGTAGCTGTTTGAGTTTGTGTTTTGACAGTCGCAGCTACTGTGGTTGCAGTTGTTGCTGCTTTAGCGGTATCCGCAGCTGGAGCTGCAGTCGCCTTAGGCTGAGCTTCACCTACTGCTGGAGCGGCTGAGGCAACGGCCTTCGTCGTTGAATCAACTGAGGCATCTGGGGCAGCAGTCGCTTCTGCCGAGACAGTCTCCACTGCTGGAGCCGAAGATTCCGGCTGAACCGTTACTGCAACAGGAGCTGAGGTAGCTTCTGCTTGAACAACGACTGCGGCTGCAGAAGTAGCTACAGGTGCAGCGGCTGCAGAAACGGATACTGCTGTATTACTGCTTGCTTCAATGGATGCTGCCTCTGCTGTCTTTTTATTAGCGGATACTGCGGCATACGTCAGTGCGGAGAAGACGACAGTTGCAGCAACCAAAGATATCGTAAGTTTTTTCATAATTTGTACCATCCTTTTCAAATAAAATAAGACCCAACACGGCACGTTATTACGCACCTGTTGAATCTCTGGCTGTCCAGTAGATCCATGCCACTTCACTACATTTTCATACTTAACCCCCATTACCTCTCCCTTCTCTAAAAATAAAAAAAGAGACTCAACGAGACGCAAAATACGCGTCTTTCGTTGAATCTCCGGCTGTCCAGTCGATTCCAAGTGGCTTGTGATTAAGTTCCATATTATTCATGCTATAGTCCCTTGTCAATCAATTTTTATTTTTCACATGGTTTTTATCGGAATTAATTATTTTTAACATATAATGACATTGACTTTACTATAAATTCTATATAGATTGATTTCATTAGGATTAATCACATTAAAAAACTAGGTTTAAGGGGGTATTAGTAGTGAACATAGATAACAACTTGTTATCCGCCATCGAAACGAACTGGTATGGATTTGTTGCTTCCATATTTGTGTTTGCAATTTTGTTTCTACTAGCACGTAAAAGGATTGGATTTGGTACTCGGGTACTCATCGGACTTGGCATCGGACTTATTGCCGGAATATTCTTTCAATACTTCGATTTAGAGACCAAAGCTATCAGTACATTCGGCAGCATTTATGTCAGCTTGATTCGCATGCTCGTCATTCCTTTAGTATTCATACTCGTATTAAACAGTATTTCTTCATTAACTAACCTGGAGTATCTGCGCAAAATAGGGATCAAAACTTTCGCCTGGTTCCTCGGAACGACGGGTATCGCTTCTATTATTGGCCTATCGGTTGCGCTGCTGTTCAATCCTGGTCAAGGGATACAACAGGACGTACCTGCAGATTTTGCTGCTCGGGAAATTCCGACCTTCTCACAGGTTATTCTGGATCTTGTGCCATCTAACCCTGTGAATGAAGCAGCTACGGGTAAGGTTGTGCCTCTGCTCATTTTCGCTATCTTCCTAGCAGTAGCTATAATCAAGATTGGCTCCAAGAAACCGGAAGCCGTCAAACCTGTACGTGATCTTATTGAATCACTGACACTGATACTGCATCAGGTCGTGAAATTCATTATTCGCCTGACGCCTTATGGTGTCTTTGCACTGATTGCGGGAATTACCGCACGTTATGGCTGGGAAACGTTGCAGGAGCTGGGTAGCGTAATAATTACCTCATATGTCGCTATGATTATTCATTTTGTTCTTATCTTTGGTGGATTGGTTCTATTAGTAGCGAAGGTCAATCCAATTCGTTTCTTCCGCAAAATCTATCCAACCATTACCGTAGCCTTCACGACTAGAAGCAGCTACGCAACGCTTCCTGTCAATCTTGAAGTCATTACGAAGCGCCTTCATGTCTCCCCGCGGATCGCAAGCTTTATTGCGCCTTTAGGAGCATCGGTCAACTTTAATGCGTGCGGTGGCATTTGGCCGGCGATTGTGGCTGTGTTTACCGCCCAAGTATTCGGCATTGATCTGAACTGGACCGACTACATCACTCTGGTATTAGTAAGTATTATCTCTTCCATTGGCGTAGCCGGCGTACCTGGACCTGCCGTAATCTCCACCACGGTAGTCTTAACCGCTCTTGGCCTGCCGCTTGAAGGAATCGCTATCGTTGCGGGTGTAGAAGCGCTCATCGATATGGGTCGTACCGCTGTAAATGCTACTGGAACAGCCGTAACTGCGCTGTTGGTGGCGAATTCCGAAGGTGAATTTGACCGCGAAGCCTTTAATAGCAATGATGACGAAGATGATATTCTCTTGAGCACAGTTTAAAAAACGAACATGCAAGCAAAAAAACCTCCGGCAGCTGCTTATAGCAGCAAGCCGGAGGTTTTTTAACGTAGATCCATATTAGATTCGCTGTTACAGCATGCTAATTCTTTGCCGCTGTTTAGCCGAAGCAAGGCAGGTTTCGATCAGCCGCATACTCAGCACCGGATCTTCAGGTGCAATGAGTCTCTTACCTGTGAACACAGCGGCTGCAAAGTCATCCACCTGCTGAATGTACGGATTAGCCCCTGTGGCATCGACCCGTCTCATCTCATCGCCAGTGTACACAAAGAATTCCGCATCCTCGTCTCTAGCGTTGAAAGGCATAGGCACCTCAATGCGTCCCTCAGTCCCAAGAATCTCCAAGAGCTGGCGGTTATATGCCCACATTCCGCAATCAAAGATCAAGCTTAACCCATTTGGAAACTCTACCAGCCCTGAAGCCATCATATCTACATGATCATGTTCAGGGGAGAACATCGCATGCACGGTCACAGCTTCCGGCTCCGCCCCAAACAACAGTCGAGCCGCGCTTAACGGATAACAGCCAACATCATAAAGCGAGCCGCCACCCCAAGCCGATTTAAAACGAATATTTGAAGTGTCCGTAGCATCATTGTAAGTAAACGTGCCTCGAATCGAGCGTAATTCTCCGATTTCGCCGCTAG contains the following coding sequences:
- a CDS encoding dicarboxylate/amino acid:cation symporter — its product is MDNNLLSAIETNWYGFVASIFVFAILFLLARKRIGFGTRVLIGLGIGLIAGIFFQYFDLETKAISTFGSIYVSLIRMLVIPLVFILVLNSISSLTNLEYLRKIGIKTFAWFLGTTGIASIIGLSVALLFNPGQGIQQDVPADFAAREIPTFSQVILDLVPSNPVNEAATGKVVPLLIFAIFLAVAIIKIGSKKPEAVKPVRDLIESLTLILHQVVKFIIRLTPYGVFALIAGITARYGWETLQELGSVIITSYVAMIIHFVLIFGGLVLLVAKVNPIRFFRKIYPTITVAFTTRSSYATLPVNLEVITKRLHVSPRIASFIAPLGASVNFNACGGIWPAIVAVFTAQVFGIDLNWTDYITLVLVSIISSIGVAGVPGPAVISTTVVLTALGLPLEGIAIVAGVEALIDMGRTAVNATGTAVTALLVANSEGEFDREAFNSNDDEDDILLSTV
- a CDS encoding Gfo/Idh/MocA family oxidoreductase, giving the protein MVQKLRWGIIGCAQIATGSVMPAIMNSDSGVIAAVASRGLEKSSAVAAEFGIEKAYGSYEELLADNEIDAVYVPLPNHLHREWVIRAAEAGKHVLCEKPIALNSGEAAEMVKACNDAGVHLAEAYMYRHHPRIAELQDIIASGEIGELRSIRGTFTYNDATDTSNIRFKSAWGGGSLYDVGCYPLSAARLLFGAEPEAVTVHAMFSPEHDHVDMMASGLVEFPNGLSLIFDCGMWAYNRQLLEILGTEGRIEVPMPFNARDEDAEFFVYTGDEMRRVDATGANPYIQQVDDFAAAVFTGKRLIAPEDPVLSMRLIETCLASAKQRQRISML
- a CDS encoding S-layer homology domain-containing protein, whose protein sequence is MIRPLTFKKILTLLLAASLLILPTQAGRAYANPDNAEAITSSQGGVSHFDYFSHVYDRLNDPNHVFKTATYEDIVHLFESEGTYAVLVGGAWSDNTQADIGFINEVAKEYGISTIYNFDTKLDGDTLQIADSNNKFAYKYVDLVNKYLKNLNLSSKDVPERNVSYTDKNGDIVTANKIESPFLLVYNKDHKDAQGNSAPVVSYLDKSYSWNEFLTNGTLDAAKVNAYKASVREVLSAASGYSTIDESAYIKAAFNKNYEGENEGKPTIFNESDGTLVYEHVTYHQLKQILASDGNYAILLGGSWCPNTQAVIKYINEYAKKHNIDKIYFFDTKLDSGVTVAEPSNNSGTKGNANPHNNNELQIRTTNHPYANLYVDLVRTNLTNIKTENNTAAKPSVISYVDGLGNTVIGDRLQVPYLFTYNKDNKDAGGSNAPILGHIELMYSWTNIQPDYVQANYPVGARYTNTTTALDKLFSKLEAVPTGLTGVAPTAADSKDGQILGTSSALEYKLAGDTAYTPISGSAITGLAPGIYKVRYAATSGYQGPTNAVGPTIISYNAGEDVSVEVPAYIHQQAAPTGLLGVAPTSEANDDGQITGSAEGQEYKGVGEADYKPVTGVAITGLTPGFYNVRYAAKEGYSVGKDATVEVPAYGEQAAPVGLVGVAPTTAANNDGKITGTTKALEYKLSTVTDYVYATDVEIVGLVPGTYQVRYVAKEGFNAGRAAEVIVPVFTAEQAAPSGLQGVAPTSTANNDGKITGTTTALEYKLSSVTNYVYAPDKEITGLIPGTYQVRYAAKEGYKASPVTNIVVPAYVSISDPGTSGPGGSSNPAPSTTTPTPTANPQTVTTTTGNTVNLSLTATTKTDTTTGVTTATITKEAATELVNLAKKAEADGKKAALEIKVAATSETKTAELTLPRSIINELVSGTKAEITIHYENVGTITLDAKSLASISAASDAGDIVITIAKVSLTAEGKAVLGDRPVYDLSVKAGQSTLSTFGGGSVHISVPYTLQTGEQKDAVIVYHINTTGSLENVRGNYNAAKKTVDFVTTHFSQYIIGYNKVSFSDVAETSWYSSAVGYLAARSITSGTDAEHYSPNAAITRGQFIVLLLNAYGITPDATATDNFADAGNTYYTNYLATAKRLGVATGSGDNQFQPEVQITRQELFTLLYRSLVALGELPSEKKAVALSDFGDAGEIAVYAQEALQALVERGIVTGANSKLSPKEVTTRAQAAQVIYNLLSK